The following are encoded in a window of Carya illinoinensis cultivar Pawnee chromosome 15, C.illinoinensisPawnee_v1, whole genome shotgun sequence genomic DNA:
- the LOC122297216 gene encoding disease resistance protein Roq1-like isoform X1: protein MASSSSSFSVTSPWLYDVFLSFRGEDIRDTFIAHLNHALMEKGIRTFIDEDEVKRGDEISPVLLQAIEDSKTSIIVLSENYASSTWCLDELLKILECKKSRQQLVLPVFYHVDPSYVRKQEGSFGKALAKHAEKLNVDMKKLQLWKEALQEVANLSGDHLTNGNEAKFIEGIVQDISRFIESHSYLPVAKYPTGLDSQLRDIMNLHLSVGTNDVRMVGILGLGGIGKTSLAKAIWNSIAFRFEASCFLANVSDHSNRGRGLVRLQETLYSKIFRGRRSLEIDSIDSGINIIKRILHSKSVLLILDGVDHITQLDTLAGACDWFGEGSRIIITARDQHLLTAHGVDSTYKMKLLNYHDALQLFCWHAFKQQKPVEGYDKFVEQIISYAGSLPLALTVLGSDLYGRSESEWKSSLDKYKQIPHQDIQKILQTSYERLSEEEKNVFLDIACFFNGQLQLDDVIIKILDSSSFCPNFSIPRLREKCLISEFDGRLQMHDLLRDMGREVVRQESPENPGARSRLFFYKDVREVLEDDTGRNKVEAIVIDFPEGDEIIHLSPNAFKNMKRLRLFRCINAYFYGEPNCLPNSIRVLDWLNCPLQSMPSEFRGDNLFILQMVGSHIQEICFEFKVFRESATLVFFFSLSSSLSSSLSLSSSIRKQTFFSLLLLFVFSLLYIFALLFFCSSCLHSFYSDLFFQCRLFFLYFFLFKFIFPMPPSMSPNKGHRLPISSTAP from the exons ATGGCCTCTTCTTCATCCTCTTTTTCAGTCACATCTCCATGGCTCTATGATGTCTTCTTGAGCTTTAGAGGAGAAGATATCCGTGATACTTTTATTGCCCATCTTAACCATGCTTTGATGGAAAAGGGAATCCGTACCTTCATAGATGAGGATGAAGTTAAAAGGGGTGATGAGATTTCACCAGTACTTCTCCAAGCCATAGAAGATTCAAAGACTTCCATCATTGTACTCTCAGAAAATTATGCATCGTCAACATGGTGTTTGGATGAGTTATTGAAAATTCTTGAGTGTAAAAAGTCAAGGCAACAACTAGTTCTACCTGTGTTTTACCATGTAGATCCATCATACGTTCGAAAGCAAGAGGGAAGTTTTGGGAAAGCATTGGCTAAACATGCTGAGAAATTGAATGTAGACATGAAGAAGTTGCAGCTGTGGAAGGAAGCCCTTCAAGAAGTTGCAAATTTGTCCGGAGACCATTTGACAAATGG gaaCGAAGCTAAATTCATTGAAGGAATCGTTCAAGACATCTCAAGATTTATAGAAAGTCATTCATATTTACCTGTTGCGAAGTATCCGACTGGCTTAGACTCCCAGTTACGGGATATCATGAATTTGCATTTAAGTGTTGGGACAAATGACGTACGAATGGTAGGTATCTTAGGACTTGGGGGAATTGGTAAAACATCTCTAGCCAAAGCAATTTGGAACTCgattgctttccgatttgaagCTAGTTGTTTTCTTGCAAATGTCAGTGACCATTCAAATCGAGGGCGTGGTTTGGTGCGATTGCAGGAGACCCTTTATTCTAAGATCTTTAGAGGTCGAAGAAGTTTGGAGATTGATAGCATTGATTCaggaataaatataataaaacgcATTCTTCACTCTAAGAGCGTTCTTTTAATTCTTGATGGTGTAGACCACATCACCCAATTAGACACATTAGCAGGAGCTTGTGATTGGTTTGGTGAGGGAAGTAGAATCATCATCACAGCAAGAGATCAACACTTGTTGACTGCTCATGGAGTTGATTCAACATACAAGATGAAGTTATTGAATTATCATGATGCTTTACAACTATTTTGTTGGCATGCTTTCAAACAACAGAAACCGGTTGAGGGTTATGATAAATTTGTAGAACAAATCATAAGTTATGCTGGGAGCCTTCCACTAGCTTTAACGGTGCTTGGTTCGGATTTATATGGTAGAAGTGAAAGTGAGTGGAAAAGTTCACTGGATAAGTACAAGCAAATCCCTCACCAAGATAttcaaaaaatacttcaaaCAAGTTATGAAAGATTaagtgaagaagaaaagaatgttTTTCTTGACATTGCATGTTTTTTCAATGGACAATTACAGCTTGATGATGTCATTATAAAGATACTAGATAGTTCTagtttttgtccaaacttttcAATCCCAAGGCTTAGGGAGAAGTGTCTTATTTCGGAGTTTGACGGAAGATTGCAAATGCATGACTTGTTACGAGATATGGGTAGAGAAGTTGTTCGACAAGAATCGCCTGAAAATCCAGGAGCACGTAGCagattattcttttataaagaTGTTCGCGAAGTACTGGAGGATGATACA GGAAGAAATAAAGTTGAAGCAATTGTTATTGATTTTCCTGAAGGTGATGAAATCATCCACTTGAGTCCCAACGCCTTCAAGAATATGAAAAGACTCAGATTATTTAGATGCATCAATGCATACTTTTATGGCGAACCTAATTGTCTACCTAATTCAATAAGAGTGCTTGATTGGCTTAACTGTCCTTTACAATCTATGCCATCTGAATTTCGTGGAGACAACCTCTTTATTCTTCAAATGGTCGGTAGTCACATCCAGGAGATATGCTTTGAATTTAAG GTGTTCAGAGAGTCGGCAactttagtcttttttttttctctttcatcatCTCTTTCCTCTTCACTTTCTCTTTCCTCTTCTATCCGAAAGcaaacttttttctctcttcttctcctcttcgtcttctctcttctctacattttcgctcttcttttcttttgttcttcatgtCTTCACTCTTTCtattcagatttatttttccagTGTCgactttttttcctttatttttttctattcaaatttatttttccaatgCCACCCTCGATGTCACCGAACAAAGGCCATCGCCTCCCAATCTCCTCCACTGCGCCTTAG
- the LOC122297222 gene encoding disease resistance protein RUN1-like: MASSSFSSSDTFPWFYNVYDVFLSFRRGEDTCDTFIAHLGHALARKGINTFRDEDEVKRGDAISPTLLKAIEESRISIIVLSKNYASSTCCLDELLKILECQKSKQQPILPVFYQVNPSDIQYERGNFGEALAKHAENLNVDMKKLQLWKAALQKVANSTGFVLENGNEDSECIEAIVQQVSLISLMAYRSYLYVAKHPVGLIHCEQWPIHHVEDPVKNLRLISIRTNDVRMVGIFGYGGVGKTTLAKAIYNSIAFQFEASCFLENIRLTSNQEYGLAQLQKTLLSKIFGDGRSLKVDNIDMGIDMIKHNLHSKKVLLILDEIDRATQLEVLARHRDWFGKGSRIIITTRDKEFVIRSRVNVIYEMIAFNHDVAVQLFPCNALQREITFDGFRKFVE; encoded by the exons ATGGCCTCTTCTTCGTTCTCTTCTTCTGACACCTTTCCATGGTTCTATAACGTCTATGATGTGTTTTTGAGCTTTAGACGAGGAGAAGATACTTGTGATACTTTTATTGCCCATCTGGGCCATGCTTTAGCTAGAAAGGGAATCAACACCTTCAGAGATGAGGATGAAGTTAAAAGGGGTGATGCGATTTCACCTACACTTCTCAAAGCCATAGAAGAATCAAGGATTTCCATCATTGTACTCTCAAAAAATTACGCATCGTCAACATGTTGCTTAGATGAGTTATTAAAGATTCTTGAGTgtcaaaaatcaaaacaacaaCCAATTCTACCAGTGTTTTACCAAGTAAATCCATCAGATATTCAATATGAAAGAGGCAATTTTGGAGAAGCATTGGCTAAGCATGCTGAGAATTTGAATGTAGACATGAAGAAGTTGCAGCTGTGGAAGGCAGCCCTACAGAAAGTTGCCAATTCGACCGGGTTCGTTCTCGAAAATGG GAATGAAGATTCTGAATGCATTGAAGCAATCGTTCAACAAGTCTCATTAATAAGTCTCATGGCTTATCGTTCATATTTATATGTTGCCAAGCATCCTGTTGGACTAATACATTGTGAACAATGGCCAATACATCACGTAGAAGATCCTGTCAAAAATTTGCGTTTAATTAGTATTCGGACAAACGACGTACGAATGGTAGGGATCTTTGGATATGGAGGAGTTGGTAAGACAACTTTAGCCAAAGCAATTTATAATTCAATTGCTTTTCAATTCGAAGCTAGTtgttttcttgaaaatattCGTCTCACTTCGAATCAAGAGTATGGTTTGGCTCAATTGCAAAAAACCCTTCTCTCCAAGATCTTCGGAGATGGTAGAAGTTTGAAGGTGGACAATATTGATATGGGAATCGATATGATAAAACATAATCTTCATTCTAAAAAAGTTCTTCTAATTCTTGATGAGATTGACCGTGCTACCCAACTAGAAGTGTTGGCAAGACATCGTGATTGGTTTGGTAAAGGTAGTAGAATCATCATCACAACAAGAGATAAAGAGTTTGTGATTCGTTCGCGAGTTAATGTCATATATGAGATGATCGCATTTAATCATGACGTAGCTGTTCAACTATTTCCTTGCAATGCTCTCCAAAGAGAGATCACATTTGACGGTTTTAGAAAATTTGTGGAATAA
- the LOC122297216 gene encoding disease resistance protein RUN1-like isoform X2 — translation MASSSSSFSVTSPWLYDVFLSFRGEDIRDTFIAHLNHALMEKGIRTFIDEDEVKRGDEISPVLLQAIEDSKTSIIVLSENYASSTWCLDELLKILECKKSRQQLVLPVFYHVDPSYVRKQEGSFGKALAKHAEKLNVDMKKLQLWKEALQEVANLSGDHLTNGNEAKFIEGIVQDISRFIESHSYLPVAKYPTGLDSQLRDIMNLHLSVGTNDVRMVGILGLGGIGKTSLAKAIWNSIAFRFEASCFLANVSDHSNRGRGLVRLQETLYSKIFRGRRSLEIDSIDSGINIIKRILHSKSVLLILDGVDHITQLDTLAGACDWFGEGSRIIITARDQHLLTAHGVDSTYKMKLLNYHDALQLFCWHAFKQQKPVEGYDKFVEQIISYAGSLPLALTVLGSDLYGRSESEWKSSLDKYKQIPHQDIQKILQTSYERLSEEEKNVFLDIACFFNGQLQLDDVIIKILDSSSFCPNFSIPRLREKCLISEFDGRLQMHDLLRDMGREVVRQESPENPGARSRLFFYKDVREVLEDDTGRNKVEAIVIDFPEGDEIIHLSPNAFKNMKRLRLFRCINAYFYGEPNCLPNSIRVLDWLNCPLQSMPSEFRGDNLFILQMVGSHIQEICFEFKNLMVMNFRGSEFLTKISDISRCPNLKQMDFKDCKNLVEVHDSVASLAKLVRLNLSGCNNLERFPKELLLRSLQFLDALHGSQLSSSGI, via the exons ATGGCCTCTTCTTCATCCTCTTTTTCAGTCACATCTCCATGGCTCTATGATGTCTTCTTGAGCTTTAGAGGAGAAGATATCCGTGATACTTTTATTGCCCATCTTAACCATGCTTTGATGGAAAAGGGAATCCGTACCTTCATAGATGAGGATGAAGTTAAAAGGGGTGATGAGATTTCACCAGTACTTCTCCAAGCCATAGAAGATTCAAAGACTTCCATCATTGTACTCTCAGAAAATTATGCATCGTCAACATGGTGTTTGGATGAGTTATTGAAAATTCTTGAGTGTAAAAAGTCAAGGCAACAACTAGTTCTACCTGTGTTTTACCATGTAGATCCATCATACGTTCGAAAGCAAGAGGGAAGTTTTGGGAAAGCATTGGCTAAACATGCTGAGAAATTGAATGTAGACATGAAGAAGTTGCAGCTGTGGAAGGAAGCCCTTCAAGAAGTTGCAAATTTGTCCGGAGACCATTTGACAAATGG gaaCGAAGCTAAATTCATTGAAGGAATCGTTCAAGACATCTCAAGATTTATAGAAAGTCATTCATATTTACCTGTTGCGAAGTATCCGACTGGCTTAGACTCCCAGTTACGGGATATCATGAATTTGCATTTAAGTGTTGGGACAAATGACGTACGAATGGTAGGTATCTTAGGACTTGGGGGAATTGGTAAAACATCTCTAGCCAAAGCAATTTGGAACTCgattgctttccgatttgaagCTAGTTGTTTTCTTGCAAATGTCAGTGACCATTCAAATCGAGGGCGTGGTTTGGTGCGATTGCAGGAGACCCTTTATTCTAAGATCTTTAGAGGTCGAAGAAGTTTGGAGATTGATAGCATTGATTCaggaataaatataataaaacgcATTCTTCACTCTAAGAGCGTTCTTTTAATTCTTGATGGTGTAGACCACATCACCCAATTAGACACATTAGCAGGAGCTTGTGATTGGTTTGGTGAGGGAAGTAGAATCATCATCACAGCAAGAGATCAACACTTGTTGACTGCTCATGGAGTTGATTCAACATACAAGATGAAGTTATTGAATTATCATGATGCTTTACAACTATTTTGTTGGCATGCTTTCAAACAACAGAAACCGGTTGAGGGTTATGATAAATTTGTAGAACAAATCATAAGTTATGCTGGGAGCCTTCCACTAGCTTTAACGGTGCTTGGTTCGGATTTATATGGTAGAAGTGAAAGTGAGTGGAAAAGTTCACTGGATAAGTACAAGCAAATCCCTCACCAAGATAttcaaaaaatacttcaaaCAAGTTATGAAAGATTaagtgaagaagaaaagaatgttTTTCTTGACATTGCATGTTTTTTCAATGGACAATTACAGCTTGATGATGTCATTATAAAGATACTAGATAGTTCTagtttttgtccaaacttttcAATCCCAAGGCTTAGGGAGAAGTGTCTTATTTCGGAGTTTGACGGAAGATTGCAAATGCATGACTTGTTACGAGATATGGGTAGAGAAGTTGTTCGACAAGAATCGCCTGAAAATCCAGGAGCACGTAGCagattattcttttataaagaTGTTCGCGAAGTACTGGAGGATGATACA GGAAGAAATAAAGTTGAAGCAATTGTTATTGATTTTCCTGAAGGTGATGAAATCATCCACTTGAGTCCCAACGCCTTCAAGAATATGAAAAGACTCAGATTATTTAGATGCATCAATGCATACTTTTATGGCGAACCTAATTGTCTACCTAATTCAATAAGAGTGCTTGATTGGCTTAACTGTCCTTTACAATCTATGCCATCTGAATTTCGTGGAGACAACCTCTTTATTCTTCAAATGGTCGGTAGTCACATCCAGGAGATATGCTTTGAATTTAAG aATCTCATGGTTATGAATTTTCGTGGTTCTGAATTCTTAACGAAAATCTCGGATATTTCAAGATGCCcaaatttgaaacaaatggATTTTAAAGATTGTAAAAATCTGGTCGAAGTTCATGATTCTGTTGCATCCCTTGCTAAGCTTGTTAGGTTGAATCTTAGTGGATGTAACAACCTAGAGAGATTTCCAAAGGAACTGCTGTTGAGATCTTTGCAATTTCTTGATGCCCTTCATGGAAGTCAACTTTCTAGCAGTGGCATTTGA
- the LOC122297216 gene encoding disease resistance protein Roq1-like isoform X3, whose protein sequence is MASSSSSFSVTSPWLYDVFLSFRGEDIRDTFIAHLNHALMEKGIRTFIDEDEVKRGDEISPVLLQAIEDSKTSIIVLSENYASSTWCLDELLKILECKKSRQQLVLPVFYHVDPSYVRKQEGSFGKALAKHAEKLNVDMKKLQLWKEALQEVANLSGDHLTNGNEAKFIEGIVQDISRFIESHSYLPVAKYPTGLDSQLRDIMNLHLSVGTNDVRMVGILGLGGIGKTSLAKAIWNSIAFRFEASCFLANVSDHSNRGRGLVRLQETLYSKIFRGRRSLEIDSIDSGINIIKRILHSKSVLLILDGVDHITQLDTLAGACDWFGEGSRIIITARDQHLLTAHGVDSTYKMKLLNYHDALQLFCWHAFKQQKPVEGYDKFVEQIISYAGSLPLALTVLGSDLYGRSESEWKSSLDKYKQIPHQDIQKILQTSYERLSEEEKNVFLDIACFFNGQLQLDDVIIKILDSSSFCPNFSIPRLREKCLISEFDGRLQMHDLLRDMGREVVRQESPENPGARSRLFFYKDVREVLEDDTGRNKVEAIVIDFPEGDEIIHLSPNAFKNMKRLRLFRCINAYFYGEPNCLPNSIRVLDWLNCPLQSMPSEFRGDNLFILQMVGSHIQEICFEFKNFSSTSGACYGRLKIEYY, encoded by the exons ATGGCCTCTTCTTCATCCTCTTTTTCAGTCACATCTCCATGGCTCTATGATGTCTTCTTGAGCTTTAGAGGAGAAGATATCCGTGATACTTTTATTGCCCATCTTAACCATGCTTTGATGGAAAAGGGAATCCGTACCTTCATAGATGAGGATGAAGTTAAAAGGGGTGATGAGATTTCACCAGTACTTCTCCAAGCCATAGAAGATTCAAAGACTTCCATCATTGTACTCTCAGAAAATTATGCATCGTCAACATGGTGTTTGGATGAGTTATTGAAAATTCTTGAGTGTAAAAAGTCAAGGCAACAACTAGTTCTACCTGTGTTTTACCATGTAGATCCATCATACGTTCGAAAGCAAGAGGGAAGTTTTGGGAAAGCATTGGCTAAACATGCTGAGAAATTGAATGTAGACATGAAGAAGTTGCAGCTGTGGAAGGAAGCCCTTCAAGAAGTTGCAAATTTGTCCGGAGACCATTTGACAAATGG gaaCGAAGCTAAATTCATTGAAGGAATCGTTCAAGACATCTCAAGATTTATAGAAAGTCATTCATATTTACCTGTTGCGAAGTATCCGACTGGCTTAGACTCCCAGTTACGGGATATCATGAATTTGCATTTAAGTGTTGGGACAAATGACGTACGAATGGTAGGTATCTTAGGACTTGGGGGAATTGGTAAAACATCTCTAGCCAAAGCAATTTGGAACTCgattgctttccgatttgaagCTAGTTGTTTTCTTGCAAATGTCAGTGACCATTCAAATCGAGGGCGTGGTTTGGTGCGATTGCAGGAGACCCTTTATTCTAAGATCTTTAGAGGTCGAAGAAGTTTGGAGATTGATAGCATTGATTCaggaataaatataataaaacgcATTCTTCACTCTAAGAGCGTTCTTTTAATTCTTGATGGTGTAGACCACATCACCCAATTAGACACATTAGCAGGAGCTTGTGATTGGTTTGGTGAGGGAAGTAGAATCATCATCACAGCAAGAGATCAACACTTGTTGACTGCTCATGGAGTTGATTCAACATACAAGATGAAGTTATTGAATTATCATGATGCTTTACAACTATTTTGTTGGCATGCTTTCAAACAACAGAAACCGGTTGAGGGTTATGATAAATTTGTAGAACAAATCATAAGTTATGCTGGGAGCCTTCCACTAGCTTTAACGGTGCTTGGTTCGGATTTATATGGTAGAAGTGAAAGTGAGTGGAAAAGTTCACTGGATAAGTACAAGCAAATCCCTCACCAAGATAttcaaaaaatacttcaaaCAAGTTATGAAAGATTaagtgaagaagaaaagaatgttTTTCTTGACATTGCATGTTTTTTCAATGGACAATTACAGCTTGATGATGTCATTATAAAGATACTAGATAGTTCTagtttttgtccaaacttttcAATCCCAAGGCTTAGGGAGAAGTGTCTTATTTCGGAGTTTGACGGAAGATTGCAAATGCATGACTTGTTACGAGATATGGGTAGAGAAGTTGTTCGACAAGAATCGCCTGAAAATCCAGGAGCACGTAGCagattattcttttataaagaTGTTCGCGAAGTACTGGAGGATGATACA GGAAGAAATAAAGTTGAAGCAATTGTTATTGATTTTCCTGAAGGTGATGAAATCATCCACTTGAGTCCCAACGCCTTCAAGAATATGAAAAGACTCAGATTATTTAGATGCATCAATGCATACTTTTATGGCGAACCTAATTGTCTACCTAATTCAATAAGAGTGCTTGATTGGCTTAACTGTCCTTTACAATCTATGCCATCTGAATTTCGTGGAGACAACCTCTTTATTCTTCAAATGGTCGGTAGTCACATCCAGGAGATATGCTTTGAATTTAAG aatttttcatcaaCGAGTGGGGCATGCTATGGTCGCCTAAAGATAGAGTATTATTGA